The following proteins are co-located in the Acidobacteriota bacterium genome:
- the aceE gene encoding pyruvate dehydrogenase (acetyl-transferring), homodimeric type, with translation MSDLLKDPLQEEIVAAEEREWLESLDYVIKHGGSSRVRDLLLALQRRAAEFGITLPYSANTPYTNTIVRADQPRFPGNREIERRIKSILRWNAMAMVVQANRSDSGIGGHISTYASAATLYEVAFNHFFRGKDHPSGGDQIYFQGHASPGIYARAFLEGRLTEEQLKAFRRELKPGGGLPSYPHPRAMPGFWEFPTVSMGLGPIMAIYQARFNRYLEDRGLVKNTGRVWAFLGDGETDEPEALGAISLAAREKLDNLNFVINCNLQRLDGPVRGNGKIIQELEAIFRGAGWNVIKVVWGDSWDPLLANDPEGRLVKRMEEAVDGDYQKYSVEGGGYIREHFFGTHPDLKELVSKLTDTEISKLRRGGHDPEKVYAAYKAAVEHEGAPTVILAKTVKGYGLGEAGEGKNITHQQKKLNESELREFRARFGIPISDDEVGEAPFYRPPDDSPEMRYLRERRMELGGSVPSRVEGTPGITAPDHSLFEEFDAGSGGREASTTAVAVRLLSKLLKDEQLGPHVVPIVPDEARTFGMESLFRQVGIYSHVGQRYEPVDKETLLYYKEATDGQILEEGITEAGSLCSFIAAGTSHSSHGVNMIPFFIFYSMFGFQRIGDLIWAAGDMRCRGFLVGGTAGRTTLAGEGLQHQDGHSQLLAYSHPHVVAYDPAFAYELAAMLEDGIQRMYVDRESVCYYLTVGNEPYAQPAMPEGVRDGILRGLYRFNSHDGADAGKLKLLGSGAIMNEVLAAQALLQEHWGIASEAWSATSYQQLYRDGLDADRKNRLSGKNTEVPFVRQALGEDPETLVVAASDYSQALPHSISHWAPGRMVVLGTDGFGRSENRESLREYFEVNARHIAWAALAGLARENRFPTKKLPAAAKTLNIDSSKANAADF, from the coding sequence ATGTCCGACCTGCTCAAGGACCCGCTACAAGAGGAGATCGTCGCCGCGGAAGAGCGCGAGTGGCTCGAGTCCCTCGACTACGTGATCAAGCACGGCGGGTCGTCACGCGTCCGCGACCTCCTGCTGGCCCTCCAGCGCCGCGCCGCCGAGTTCGGCATCACTCTTCCGTACTCGGCCAATACCCCGTACACCAACACGATCGTCCGAGCGGACCAACCGCGGTTTCCCGGCAATCGCGAGATCGAGCGACGGATCAAGAGCATCCTTCGCTGGAACGCCATGGCCATGGTCGTGCAGGCCAACCGTTCGGATTCCGGCATCGGCGGTCATATCTCGACCTACGCTTCGGCGGCGACCCTGTACGAGGTCGCCTTCAATCACTTCTTTCGTGGCAAGGATCATCCGTCGGGCGGGGACCAGATCTACTTCCAGGGGCATGCATCTCCCGGGATCTACGCCCGGGCGTTTCTGGAGGGGCGGCTCACGGAAGAGCAGCTGAAAGCCTTCCGTCGCGAATTGAAGCCGGGAGGTGGGTTGCCGTCCTATCCCCACCCGCGAGCGATGCCTGGCTTCTGGGAATTCCCGACGGTCTCGATGGGACTCGGCCCGATCATGGCGATCTATCAAGCACGATTCAATCGCTACCTGGAAGATCGAGGACTTGTCAAGAACACCGGTCGAGTCTGGGCCTTTCTGGGTGACGGAGAGACCGACGAGCCCGAGGCGTTGGGCGCCATCTCCCTCGCGGCTCGGGAGAAGCTCGACAACCTGAATTTCGTCATCAACTGCAACCTTCAGCGCCTGGACGGCCCGGTTCGCGGAAACGGCAAGATCATTCAAGAGCTGGAGGCGATCTTCCGTGGCGCGGGATGGAACGTCATCAAGGTCGTCTGGGGAGACAGCTGGGATCCGTTACTGGCCAACGATCCCGAGGGACGACTGGTCAAGCGTATGGAAGAGGCCGTCGATGGGGACTACCAGAAGTACAGCGTCGAGGGCGGCGGGTACATTCGCGAGCATTTCTTCGGGACCCACCCCGACCTGAAGGAGTTGGTGAGCAAGCTCACCGACACCGAGATCTCCAAGCTGCGCCGCGGGGGGCACGATCCGGAGAAGGTCTACGCCGCCTACAAGGCCGCCGTCGAGCACGAGGGCGCTCCGACGGTGATTCTCGCGAAGACGGTCAAGGGGTACGGACTGGGTGAAGCCGGAGAGGGAAAGAACATCACCCATCAGCAGAAGAAATTGAACGAATCGGAGCTGCGCGAGTTCCGTGCCCGATTCGGGATCCCGATTTCCGACGATGAGGTGGGCGAGGCACCGTTCTACCGTCCGCCCGACGACAGTCCCGAGATGCGTTATCTGCGCGAGCGTCGAATGGAGTTGGGTGGCTCCGTGCCAAGCAGGGTCGAAGGCACGCCGGGGATCACCGCGCCGGATCACAGCCTGTTCGAGGAGTTCGACGCGGGCTCCGGGGGGCGAGAGGCGTCCACCACCGCCGTCGCCGTGCGGCTCCTGTCCAAGTTACTGAAGGACGAACAGCTGGGTCCCCACGTCGTGCCGATCGTTCCGGACGAGGCGCGGACGTTCGGCATGGAGTCCCTCTTCCGGCAGGTCGGTATCTATTCCCACGTGGGCCAGCGTTACGAGCCCGTCGACAAGGAGACGCTGCTTTACTACAAGGAGGCGACCGACGGACAGATCCTCGAAGAGGGGATTACCGAGGCCGGATCACTGTGTTCGTTCATCGCCGCCGGTACGTCGCACTCGAGTCACGGCGTCAACATGATTCCGTTTTTCATCTTCTACTCGATGTTCGGCTTCCAGCGGATCGGCGACCTGATCTGGGCGGCCGGCGACATGCGCTGTCGCGGTTTCCTCGTCGGTGGCACTGCCGGTCGAACGACGCTGGCCGGCGAGGGGCTGCAGCATCAGGACGGCCACTCCCAACTACTGGCCTACAGTCATCCCCACGTCGTTGCCTACGATCCCGCCTTCGCGTACGAACTTGCGGCGATGCTCGAGGACGGCATCCAGCGGATGTACGTCGATCGCGAGTCGGTCTGTTACTACCTGACCGTTGGAAATGAGCCCTACGCCCAGCCGGCGATGCCCGAGGGTGTTCGCGATGGGATCTTGCGAGGGCTGTATCGCTTCAACAGTCATGACGGTGCCGATGCCGGGAAGCTGAAACTGCTCGGCAGTGGCGCGATCATGAACGAAGTCCTCGCCGCCCAGGCGCTGCTTCAAGAGCACTGGGGTATCGCCAGTGAAGCGTGGTCGGCTACCAGCTACCAGCAGCTGTATCGCGACGGCCTCGATGCGGATCGCAAGAATCGGCTCTCCGGGAAGAACACGGAAGTCCCATTCGTACGTCAGGCACTCGGTGAGGATCCGGAAACGCTGGTGGTCGCCGCATCGGACTACAGCCAGGCCTTGCCTCACTCGATCTCGCACTGGGCCCCGGGGCGCATGGTGGTCCTGGGTACCGACGGATTTGGCCGGAGCGAGAACCGCGAGTCATTGCGGGAGTACTTCGAGGTCAACGCCCGTCATATCGCGTGGGCCGCTTTGGCGGGTCTCGCTCGCGAAAATCGATTTCCGACCAAGAAGCTGCCGGCCGCCGCGAAGACTCTAAACATCGATTCCAGTAAGGCGAACGCCGCGGACTTTTGA